The segment GCGGCGCTCGGTTGCGTGGATCATGTCCTGGCCTTTGCCGGGGATACCGCGCACGGACCCATAGAGATGGTGCGTCCGGATGTGTTCGTGAAGGGCGGCGATTATGTCGCCAAGACCTTGCCGGAGGTGGCCTTGGTCGAGGAATTGGGCGGTCGGGTCCGACTCCTCGAATATATCGACAATAGCTCGACGAGCGGCCTCATAGCGCGTATTCGCAGAGACGCGCAGGCCGGCTAGTGGATGTCCTGATACCGACTTACAACCGGCCGGCCGCGCTGGCCGTGACGCTCGCGAGCCTGCTTGGCCAAGGCGTGCCGCTGCGCGTGGTGGTATCCGATCAGGGCGACGTGCCGGCCGCATCGGTCGCGGAGGTGCAGGCCGTGGCCCGGGTCCTCGAGGCCCAGGGGCACCGGCTTGTCTGGCATCGCCATCTGCCGCGCCGCGGTCTCGCGGAACAGCGCGCCTTTCTGCTCGCAGAGGCGCGCGCGCCCCAGGCCCTGTTCCTCGACGATGATGTGATTCTGGGGCCCGGTGCCCTGCCCCCGTTGCTTGCCACCCTGAAGGCCGAGGGCTGCGGCTTCGTGGGGTACGGCGTTATCGGGCTCAGTTTTCGGGACGACGAACGCCCCCATGAGCAGGAGATCGAGTTCTGGCAGGGGCCGGTAGTCCCCGAGACGGTGACCCCGCAGTCGCCGGCATGGGCCCGCCATCGTCTCCATAATGCCGCCAATCTCTATCATGTAGGGCGCAATGTGAGCGGTTACCAGCGTTATCGCGTCGCCTGGATAGGGGGGTGCGTGCTCTATGATGTCGCGGCCCTGCGTGCGGTCGGAGGGTTTTCCTTCTGGCGCCATCTGCCAGCGGACCACTGCGGGGAGGACGTGCTGGCGCAACTGAAGGTCATGGCCCGGTTCGGGGGTTGCGGGCTCCTGCCTTCGCGGGCCTATCATCAGGAGTTGCCGACGACCATCACCGATCGGCGCGTGGACGCGCCGCGCGTGTTGACGTTGTAAGGATCCGATCGCCCATTCGGGATGGGCCTTGGGCCAACGGTGCTAGACTCACGCGATGATTGTGTTGCTCACCGATTTCGGGGCGGCCGATCCCTATGTGGGTCAGGTGCGCCTGCGGCTTGCAGAAGGCGCGCCCGGGGTTCCGGTCATCGATCTCTTTCATGATCTGCCCAATTTCGCAATCCAGGCCAGCGCCTACCTCCTCTACGCCTATTGCCGTGATGTCCCGGCGGACGCGGTGATCATGGCGGTCGTCGATCCGGGGGTGGGTGGTGCGCGCCATGCCATTGTCTTGCGCGCCGGTGGACGCATCTACGTCGGTCCCGACAATGGTCTTTTCGAGATGGTGGCGCGGCGCGACGGGGTGGAGTCCTGCGAGGCCCTGACCATACCGGCTAAAGTCGCGCCTACCTTTCATGGACGCGATGTGTTCGCGCCGGCGGCCGCGGCCCTGGCGCGCGGTGCCCGCCCGAGCGCCCGTCCTGCGCCTTTGACGCGGTTTTCCGATTGGCCCGACGACTGGGCGCGCGTGCTGTTCATCGATCACTACGGGAATGCCGTAACCGGCCTGCGCGCGCGCCCGGGGTTGCGCGCACTCATGGCCGGAGGCCGTCGCTTAAAGCGCGCACGTTTTTTTGCCGAGGGCGCGCCCGGGGAGCCGTTTTTTTACGAAAACGCCAACGGCTTGATCGAGATCGCCGTCCGCGAGGGCTCGGCGGCCGCGATCCTGGGCCTACAGCTTGCCGACCCGCTGTTGATCCTGGACTGAGGCCGCGGAGGGGCGCCCATGGCGCTCGAGGACCTGCCGCAGGTAGCGCCCGGTGTGCGACGAGAGGTGGGCGGCCACTGCCTCGGGCGTGCCGCTGGCGACCACGCGGCCGCCGCCGCTACCACCTTCCGGGCCGAGGTCCACGAGGTAATCCGCAGTCTTTATGACGTCGAGATTGTGCTCGATGACGACCACGGTGTTGCCCCGGTCCGTCAATGTCTGGAGTACGCCGATCAATTGGCGGATATCGTGGAAATGGAGGCCCGTGGTCGGCTCGTCGAGGATGTAGAGCGTCCGCCCGGTGTCACGTTTCGAGAGCTCGCGCGCAAGCTTGATGCGTTGCGCCTCACCGCCGGACAGGGTCGTTGCCGACTGCCCGAGAGTGAGGTAGGCGAGCCCCACGTCGGTCAGGGTCTCGAGCTTGCGGCGTATCGCCGGGACGGCCTCGAAGAAGGTCAGGGCCTCCTCCACGGTCATCTGCAGGATCTCGTGGATGGTCCGGCCCTTGTAGCGGATCTCGAGTGTCTCGCGGTTGTAGCGCATGCCCTTGCAGATATCGCACGGCACATACATGTCGGGCAGGAAGTGCATCTCGACTTTGACGAGACCATCGCCCTCGCAGGCCTCGCAGCGTCCGCCACGGACATTGAATGAGAACCGCCCTGGACCGAATCCGCGCTCACGGGCCTCGACGGTGGCGGCGAAGAGGTCGCGCAGGGGGGTAAAAAGGCCGGTATACGTGGCCGGATTGGAGCGCGGTGTCCGCCCGATCGGGCTTTGATCGATGTCGACGACCTTGTCGAAGGCCTCCAGGCCATCGATGCTGCTGTGCGCCGCGACATCCAGTCGCGTTTTGTTCAGATGGTTGGCGGCGGCGGCATACAGTGTATCGTTGATGAGTGTGGATTTGCCCGACCCGGAGACCCCGGTCACGCAGGTCAGGGCCGCGACCGGGATGCCTACGTCGATGCCGCGCAGGTTGTTGCCGCGCGCCCCACGGATCACGATCTCGCCCTGCCCGCTGCGGCGCATCGGCGGTACCGGGATCTCCTCGACACCCTTTAGGTATTTCCCGGTCAGGGAATCGGGGTTTTCCATGATCTGCGCGGGAGTCCCTTGGGCCACGATCCGCCCGCCGTGAACCCCGGCGCCGGGGCCGACATCCACGACGTGGTCGGCGGCCAGGATCGCCTCCTCGTCGTGTTCGACGACGATGACGGTGTTGCCCATGTCGCGCAGGGTCTCCAGGGTCGCGAGCAGGCGGCCATTATCACGTTGGTGCAGGCCGATGGACGGCTCGTCCAGGACGTACATGACGCCGACCAGTCCCGCGCCGATCTGCGATGCCAGCCGGATGCGCTGTGCCTCGCCGCCTGACAGGGTCTCCGCGGAACGCGCGAGGGTCAGGTAATCGAGGCCCACGTTCACGAGAAATTTGAGGCGCTCGCTGATCTCGTGGATGATCTTGGCGGCGATCACCCCGCGCTGGCCGGGGAGCAGCAGATGCTGAAAGAATCCATGGGCCTCGTGAATGGATAGCCCCGTGACCTCATGGATGGCGCGCGCGTCGATGAATACGTTGCGCGCCTCCTCGCGCAGCCGGCTGCCGGCGCAGACCTCGCAGACCTGGTTGCCGATAAAGCGCGCGAGTTCGTCCCGTACGCTGGCCGACTCCGTGTCGCGATAGCGGCGTTCCATGTTGGGGATCACGCCCTCGAACGGGTGTTTGCGTCGATGCCGCCGTCCGCGGTCCACATAGCTGAAGGTGATCGACTCCTCGCCACTGCCATACAGGATGACCTGCCGGACCTTTTTGGGGAGGTCCTCGAAGGGGGTCTCGATATCGACGCCATAGTACCGGGTGATCGACTCCAGGAGCTGAAAATAGAATGGGTTGCGGCGGTCCCATCCGCGTATTGCGCCCGCCGGCAGGCTCAAGGTCGGGTCTTGTATGAGGCGTTCGGGGTCGAAGAACTGGCGAACGCCGAGACCGTCGCAGCTCGGACAGGCGCCGGCGGGGTTATTGAAAGAAAAGATCCGCGGCTCCAGTTCCGCGAGACTGAAGCCGCAATGGGGGCAGGCGTAGCGCGCCGAGAACAGCAATTCCTGCGCCACCTCGCCATCGCCGGGCAGGGTCACGAGGCGCACGAGACCTTCCGACAGCGACAAGGCGTTCTCGAAGGACTCGGCGAGCCGCGACTCCTGCCCAGGGCGCAGCACCAGGCGGTCGACCACCGCTTCGACCGTGTGTTTTTGGGTCTTGGCAAGCGGCGGGGCCTCGCCAAGCTCGACCACCTGTCCATCGATACGCGCACGGACATAGCCGCGCGCCTTCAGTTCCTCGAGCTTGTTCAAGGCCTCGCCCTTGCGTCCCGATATGACCGGCGCCAGCACCATGGCCTTGGTCCCGGGGGGGAGGGTCAGGGCCTCGTCGACCATTTGCGTCACGGTCTTGGCGTCCAGGGCGACATCGTGCCGCGGGCAGCGCGGTTCACCCACGCGCGCGTAGAGCAGTCGCAGATAATCGTAGATCTCGGTAACGGTCCCGACCGTGGAGCGAGGATTGTGCGAGGTGCTCTTTTGTTCGATGGAGATCGCGGGGGACAGCCCTTCGATCAGGTCGACGTCGGGTTTGGCCATGAGCGACAGGAACTGCCGCGCGTAGGCAGACAGGGACTCTACGTAGCGGCGTTGCCCTTCGGCATACAAGGTGTCGAACGCGAGCGAGGACTTGCCCGAGCCCGACAGCCCGGTAATGACGATAAGACGGTCGCGCGGCAGATCCAGGTCGAGGTTTTTCAGGTTGTGCGTGCGCACGCCCCGCAAACGAATGAGGTCCATAGGTTGTTTCGGGCCGGAGTAAATCGGGTACTATACGGCGCACGGCCAGGCAAAGGCAAAGAGCGAACGGATGGCCACGTGCGCCCTGTCCGTGGCTTGGTCCCGCCAAGGCCGGTGCGCCAAGGGCTGGTTGAGTCCGCCGATGGCGCACCATAGACCTAGGGGTTCGGCGGTCCGAATTGTCCAGGGCCCCTCTCTATCCAAGGCCGAGGGGGTGACATAAACTAAGGCCTTATCCAGGCGGGGTCGCGGGCCATGACGGTCTCGCGCCCTGCCGGCGGGCCCTTCAGGGCCCGTTTCCATCCCGAGGGAGGCGTTATGGCGCGCGGCATCAACAAGGTCATCCTGATAGGCAATCTCGGCAAGGACCCGGAGATCCGTTACGTGCCGAACGGCGGTGCGGTGGCCAATCTGAATATCGCCACCTCCGAGTCATGGAAGGACAAGGCGACCGGCGAGAAGCAGGAGCGGACCGAGTGGCACCGGGTCGTATTCTTCGGAAAGCTTGCGGAAATCGCGAGCGAGTACCTGAAGAAAGGGGCACAGATCTACGTCGAGGGACGCCTGCAGACGCGTAAGTGGCAGGACAAGTCGGGGCAGGACCGCTACACGACCGAGATTGTGGGTAGCGAACTGCAGATGCTGGGTGGCCGTGGCGGTCCCGGCGGAGGCGAAGGGCCACCCGCGGACCTGTCCTACGACTCGCCCGCATCCGGCCCGAGTGGCCGATCGACCCCGTCGTCGGCGCCGGCCCCGGGCGGCGGGGAGGACTTCGACGACGACATCCCATTTTAGAGTTTACCTAGCATAAATTCTGTGAACAAACCCCGGAAAGGCTAGATCCTTCCGGGGTTTTTCGTTCACACAAATAAAGGGGTGCCGCTAGGGGCGGAGTAGGCGACGCCTCCTACAGCGTTGCTGGTGCGCTCGGGCCTCGGTGGCCAAATGGTGAAGTTAAAAAGGGGCGCGGCGACCATGTATGTGCCTTATCTACCAAAACGCGCCGTAGCGCCCCGCCTGTAACTGCGTAACGAAACTTACGCCATAGCCGTTTAGGCTTGGTGGGAGTAGTTCAGCGTACATCCATGTGTTTACTTCGACGAAGAATCTGCCAGGATGTACATGTATGTACAGGAGATTCTCATGACGACGACAAAGATTTTCAAGAACGGCAACTCGCAAGCGGTGCGCATCCCCGCTGAGCTAGCCTATGATCGTGTCGATCTGGATCTGGAGATCGAATGCATTGGCGACGAGATCCGTATCCGACCGGCACGCCGACGACTAAATCATCTGCTCGACAAATTCGGCCGGTTCTCCGCCGATTTCATGGCTGAAGGCCGCGGCGACAGTCAGGAAGCCGATCGGGACGCGTTGTGACCCCGAAATATATGCGCGACACTAAAATATGTGTATCTATCTGATAAAGCACCATCCACCCGAGGTGGCCGCGTGTTTTGCGCGGTGCTATGTGGCGAGGTGGTAATTTCCTCGATCACGCTAGCCGAACTCGAGTGCGGCGTCACATGCTCCGGCGATGCGCAGTCCGGCAACCGTGCTGCCTTGTCCTCATTGCTGGTCGACCTCGCGGTTGCTCTTTTTGATGCGGCGGCTGCCACCGCCTGTGTTCCCAGCGGACCATGGTGCATGTTTTGATTGGGGCTCACCGCACAAGCGGCCCGCGCATCCCCTAGCTACACTTGATGGCGCCATCCTGAGATCGCCAATGCGTGGGGTTTCGGCTT is part of the Acidiferrobacter thiooxydans genome and harbors:
- a CDS encoding glycosyltransferase family 2 protein, coding for MDVLIPTYNRPAALAVTLASLLGQGVPLRVVVSDQGDVPAASVAEVQAVARVLEAQGHRLVWHRHLPRRGLAEQRAFLLAEARAPQALFLDDDVILGPGALPPLLATLKAEGCGFVGYGVIGLSFRDDERPHEQEIEFWQGPVVPETVTPQSPAWARHRLHNAANLYHVGRNVSGYQRYRVAWIGGCVLYDVAALRAVGGFSFWRHLPADHCGEDVLAQLKVMARFGGCGLLPSRAYHQELPTTITDRRVDAPRVLTL
- a CDS encoding S-adenosyl-l-methionine hydroxide adenosyltransferase family protein, translating into MIVLLTDFGAADPYVGQVRLRLAEGAPGVPVIDLFHDLPNFAIQASAYLLYAYCRDVPADAVIMAVVDPGVGGARHAIVLRAGGRIYVGPDNGLFEMVARRDGVESCEALTIPAKVAPTFHGRDVFAPAAAALARGARPSARPAPLTRFSDWPDDWARVLFIDHYGNAVTGLRARPGLRALMAGGRRLKRARFFAEGAPGEPFFYENANGLIEIAVREGSAAAILGLQLADPLLILD
- the uvrA gene encoding excinuclease ABC subunit UvrA translates to MDLIRLRGVRTHNLKNLDLDLPRDRLIVITGLSGSGKSSLAFDTLYAEGQRRYVESLSAYARQFLSLMAKPDVDLIEGLSPAISIEQKSTSHNPRSTVGTVTEIYDYLRLLYARVGEPRCPRHDVALDAKTVTQMVDEALTLPPGTKAMVLAPVISGRKGEALNKLEELKARGYVRARIDGQVVELGEAPPLAKTQKHTVEAVVDRLVLRPGQESRLAESFENALSLSEGLVRLVTLPGDGEVAQELLFSARYACPHCGFSLAELEPRIFSFNNPAGACPSCDGLGVRQFFDPERLIQDPTLSLPAGAIRGWDRRNPFYFQLLESITRYYGVDIETPFEDLPKKVRQVILYGSGEESITFSYVDRGRRHRRKHPFEGVIPNMERRYRDTESASVRDELARFIGNQVCEVCAGSRLREEARNVFIDARAIHEVTGLSIHEAHGFFQHLLLPGQRGVIAAKIIHEISERLKFLVNVGLDYLTLARSAETLSGGEAQRIRLASQIGAGLVGVMYVLDEPSIGLHQRDNGRLLATLETLRDMGNTVIVVEHDEEAILAADHVVDVGPGAGVHGGRIVAQGTPAQIMENPDSLTGKYLKGVEEIPVPPMRRSGQGEIVIRGARGNNLRGIDVGIPVAALTCVTGVSGSGKSTLINDTLYAAAANHLNKTRLDVAAHSSIDGLEAFDKVVDIDQSPIGRTPRSNPATYTGLFTPLRDLFAATVEARERGFGPGRFSFNVRGGRCEACEGDGLVKVEMHFLPDMYVPCDICKGMRYNRETLEIRYKGRTIHEILQMTVEEALTFFEAVPAIRRKLETLTDVGLAYLTLGQSATTLSGGEAQRIKLARELSKRDTGRTLYILDEPTTGLHFHDIRQLIGVLQTLTDRGNTVVVIEHNLDVIKTADYLVDLGPEGGSGGGRVVASGTPEAVAAHLSSHTGRYLRQVLERHGRPSAASVQDQQRVGKL
- the vapB gene encoding type II toxin-antitoxin system VapB family antitoxin, with protein sequence MTTTKIFKNGNSQAVRIPAELAYDRVDLDLEIECIGDEIRIRPARRRLNHLLDKFGRFSADFMAEGRGDSQEADRDAL
- the ssb gene encoding single-stranded DNA-binding protein, whose translation is MARGINKVILIGNLGKDPEIRYVPNGGAVANLNIATSESWKDKATGEKQERTEWHRVVFFGKLAEIASEYLKKGAQIYVEGRLQTRKWQDKSGQDRYTTEIVGSELQMLGGRGGPGGGEGPPADLSYDSPASGPSGRSTPSSAPAPGGGEDFDDDIPF